One window of the Benincasa hispida cultivar B227 chromosome 3, ASM972705v1, whole genome shotgun sequence genome contains the following:
- the LOC120073849 gene encoding 2-hydroxy-6-oxo-6-phenylhexa-2,4-dienoate hydrolase-like: MAGQCFRYGSIMDSWYRSCFSRVGLKSATTDLGNGTVMHCWIPKNPKQTKPNLVLIHGMGANAMWQWNQFARPLIAHFNIYVPDLVFFGESYTTLSDRSEAFQARSVMAVLDAHGVRTTNAVGISYGGFVAYSMAAQFPDRMEKLVLCCTGVCLEDQDMEDGMFQVKSVDEAVSVLLPQSPEKLKEMIQIAFFKPIRIGPSCLVNDLIDELCTEYREQKKELIQALHKERKLSNLPKITQPTLIIWGEKDLVFPMELAHRLKRHIGDSAELVVIKKAGHALNIEKPKEMNKLIQCFLVDSIPSTKAKIHHQSDLKSE, encoded by the exons ATGGCCGGCCAGTGTTTCAGATACGgatcgatcatggattcgtGGTACCGTTCCTGTTTTTCCAGAGTGGGTCTTAAATCTGCCACCACAGATCTCGGCAACGGCACCGTCATGCACTGCTGGATTCCCAAAAACCCCAAACAAACGAAGCCCAATTTGGTTCTAATCCATGGCATGGGAGCAAACGCAATGTGGCAATGGAATCAATTCGCCCGCCCACTCATCGCCCATTTCAACATCTATGTCCCCGATTTGGTCTTCTTTGGTGAATCCTACACCACTCTCTCCGATCGTTCCGAGGCGTTTCAGGCTCGCTCCGTCATGGCGGTTTTGGATGCCCACGGTGTACGGACTACAAACGCCGTAGGGATAAGCTATGGTGGATTTGTGGCTTATAGCATGGCCGCACAGTTTCCTGATAGAATGGAGAAATTGGTGCTTTGTTGTACTGGGGTTTGCTTGGAAGATCAAGATATGGAAGATGGGATGTTCCAAGTGAAGTCTGTGGATGAAGCAGTGAGCGTTTTGCTTCCTCAATCGCCTGAGAAATTGAAGGAAATGATACAAATTGCGTTTTTTAAGCCTATTAGAATTGGACCCTCTTGCTTGGTTAATGACCTTATCGAT GAATTGTGTACTGAGTACCGTGAACAAAAGAAGGAGCTGATTCAAGCATTACACAAGGAAAGGAAATTGTCTAATCTTCCCAAGATTACTCAG CCTACACTTATAATATGGGGAGAGAAAGACTTGGTATTCCCTATGGAATTGGCACACAGATTAAAAAG GCACATAGGTGATAGTGCAGAACTAGTGGTTATAAAGAAAGCAGGGCATGCTTTAAATATAGAGAAGCCAAAGGAGATGAACAAGCTTATTCAGTGTTTCCTTGTTGATTCTATCCCTTCAACCAAGGCCAAAATTCACCACCAAAGTGACCTTAAATCTGAGTGA